The sequence CGTCACCGTGGTCATCGCGCGCACCTCGGAAGCTCCTCGGCGACCGCCGCGGGGCTCAGCGGAACGTGATGAGATCGCTGCGGCTGAGCGTGACCTTCGCCTCGGCCAGCGGCAAATTCTTCGGATTGGCGAAGCCCGGAGCGTTCAGCATCTGGTACTGCGTGTAGAGCAGGGGAAACGGATCGGCGGAGATGCCGTCGGCCGCCACGACAACCGTATACCCGCGCAAGTTCGCGCCGAACGCGGTGTAGAGCACCGAGCCGTTCGCGGCGGTTCCGACGATGATGCAGGTCTTGATCCCCTTGGACTTCAGGATCTCGTCGAGCGTCGTCCCGTAAAATTTGTCGGCGCGCGTGGTGACCTTTAGGTCCCCCGCCGCCGGCGCGACCTCGGCCAAAATAGTCGACCCCGCCGTCGGCGTCTCCGAGTACACGACGAGCGCGCCGGCGCCCCGCGCCTTCGCGAGCAACGCCGCAGCCGCCGGCAGCGTGGCCCGGCACGACGGCCGGGGGGCACAGACGATCGACGTGAGATCGAGCACCAGGTAGGCCGTGGTCTTCGCATCGACCGCGACCGGCACGGGCTGCGGAAGCGCGGGCACCTCGACTTGGGCCGTCGCCCCCGGAACCACCGCCATCCCCAGGGCCACCAACGCGGGGACAGCGAGCCAGCGCGCCGCGGTTCCAATCGCCGTGCGGGGCCGGGGCGTCGAAAGGCGGGTGGGTGTCGGGCGTGCCGCGCCCATTCATCTTCCCTCCATGATCCACAACGTCTGACGACGCCTTCGCCGAGTGAAAAGCCCTCCCCTTCAGCCGCGGGCCCGCGTCCACCGCCTCTCCGCGGGCGTCCGGGTGGACCAGCCACCACCGTGCCCGTTCCACCGGACGGACTGGCGAGATGAAGCGGACCTCTGGTGAGAGCGGTGGGGATCTTGCCCGGTGCGGTCTCTCTGGCGCAAGCCGCCTTTCCTCGGAAGAATCCCCGATTCTCGGCCCGGCCGCGCCGACGGCCGCCCAGGCAGGGTTGCATGAACCTCGCGGCAAATGCGATAGCGACTTCTGGAGTGCCCCCACTCCGCCGCCGTCCACGCATCCCGCTGGCCCGCGGAGCGATCACCGCGGGGCATGCACTTGCTCGCCGGGAGGGTCGTCCGTGCGTGAGCAGCCTGGGCGGGGGTACGTCGGCCGCAGCATTCCGCGCAGAGAAGATCAGCGGATGCTGAGAGGCCGCACCTCGTTTGTCGCCGATGTCCGGCTTCCCGGCATGCTGAGCGCGGCCTTCCTCCGCAGCCCGCACGCCCACGCCCGGCTCGTCTCCGTGGATGTGGCGCCCGCGCTGCGGGTCCCGGGCGTCGTCGCCGCGTTCAGCGGCCGCGACCTGGCGGACGTGCTCCCGCCCCTCCCCGATCCCCAGGTGTCCTTCCCCGAGCGGTGGCGGCAGGGGGTCGTCCACCGCGTGAACATCCCCCAACCCCGGATCCTCGCCGTGGACAAGGTGCGCCACGTGGGGGAGGCCGTCGCCGTCGTCGTCGCGCTGGATCGTTATGCGGCGGAAGATGCCGTCGAGAAGATTGCCGTGGTGTTCGACCCCCAGCCGGCGGTGATCGATCCCGAGGACGCGCTCCTCCCCGATGCGCCGCTCATCCACCAAACCCTCGGCACCAACCTGATGGGGGAGTTTCGCATCGAGAAGGGCGATGTGGACGGGGCGTTCCGCGACGCGCCGCAGGTGCTCCGCTCGCGCTTCACGCACCATCGCTACACCGCCGTGCCGATGGAGGGCCGCGGGGCGGTCTCCGCGTACGACGCGCGGACAGGCACCCTGACGACGTGGTGCTCCACCCAGATGGTCCACGCCGTCCGCCGGGCGACCTCGGCACTGCTGGGCATGCCCGAGGCACGGGTCCGCTGCATCGCCCCGGATGTCGGCGGCGGGTTCGGCGCAAAAGGAATGGTCTACCCCGAGGACGTCCTGGTCGCCTACCTGACGCGGACCCTCGGCCGCTCGGTGCAGTGGCTGGAGGACCGCCGCGAGCATTTCGTCAGCACGATCCACGCCCGAGACCAGATCCACGACGCGGAAGTGGCCTTCGAGCGCGACGGCCGCATTCTCGCCGTCCGCGACCGGATGATCCAGGATGCCGGCGCCTGGAATCCGCTGGGACTCGTCACCGCGTACAACACCGCGGCGCATCTGCTGGGACCGTACGCGGTGCCCCACTACCGCCTCGAGGCCAAGGTCGCCGCCACGAACAAGGTGGCCAACGCCCCCTACCGGGGAGCCGGCCGGCCCGAAGGCGTGTTCGTGATGGAGCGGTTGGTCGACCTGATCGCCCATCACCTCGGCCGCGATCCCGCCGAGATCAGGGCGCGCAACATGATCCCGCCCGAGGCGATGCCGTACGCGGTGGGCATCCCGTACCGGGACGGCTCGCCGGTCGTGTACGACAGCGGAGACTTCCCGCGGGCTCTCCAGCTCGCCCTCGACGCCCTGGGCGGCCTCGACGACATCCGCCGCCGCCAGCGCGAGGCGCGGCGGGAGCGCCGGTATCTTGGGCTCGGGCTGGCCTGTTATACGGAGGGGACCGGAGTCGGCCCCTTCGAAGGGGCAACCGTGCGGGTCGATTCGACCGGGGCGATCTCGGTGGCGAGCGGAACCTGCTCGCAGGGGCAAGGGCACGAGACCGCGTTTGCCCAGGTCGCGGCCGACCTCTGGCGGGTCCCTCTCGACGGCGTCGTGATCACGACCGGTGACACCGCCGCGATCCCGGCCGGCCTCGGCACCATCGCCAGCCGCAGTGCCGTCGTCGTCTCGGCGGCGATCCACGAGGCCAGCCGGCGCGTTCAACAGAAAGCCTTCGAACTCGCCGCTCAGGCGCTCGAGTGCGCCCCGGAGGACCTGGAGCTCCGAGAGGGGCGGGTGGGCGTGCGGGGGGTGCCGGGTCGATCGCTCACGCTCGCCCAGCTGGCCCGAGCCGCCCATCCGGGCTGGGACCACCGCCGGCCCCAGGGGATGGAGCCGCTGCTCGAGGCGACGTCGTACTATGAGCCGCCGACGGTGACCTGGGCGTACG comes from bacterium and encodes:
- a CDS encoding isochorismatase family protein, with protein sequence MGAARPTPTRLSTPRPRTAIGTAARWLAVPALVALGMAVVPGATAQVEVPALPQPVPVAVDAKTTAYLVLDLTSIVCAPRPSCRATLPAAAALLAKARGAGALVVYSETPTAGSTILAEVAPAAGDLKVTTRADKFYGTTLDEILKSKGIKTCIIVGTAANGSVLYTAFGANLRGYTVVVAADGISADPFPLLYTQYQMLNAPGFANPKNLPLAEAKVTLSRSDLITFR
- a CDS encoding xanthine dehydrogenase family protein molybdopterin-binding subunit yields the protein MREQPGRGYVGRSIPRREDQRMLRGRTSFVADVRLPGMLSAAFLRSPHAHARLVSVDVAPALRVPGVVAAFSGRDLADVLPPLPDPQVSFPERWRQGVVHRVNIPQPRILAVDKVRHVGEAVAVVVALDRYAAEDAVEKIAVVFDPQPAVIDPEDALLPDAPLIHQTLGTNLMGEFRIEKGDVDGAFRDAPQVLRSRFTHHRYTAVPMEGRGAVSAYDARTGTLTTWCSTQMVHAVRRATSALLGMPEARVRCIAPDVGGGFGAKGMVYPEDVLVAYLTRTLGRSVQWLEDRREHFVSTIHARDQIHDAEVAFERDGRILAVRDRMIQDAGAWNPLGLVTAYNTAAHLLGPYAVPHYRLEAKVAATNKVANAPYRGAGRPEGVFVMERLVDLIAHHLGRDPAEIRARNMIPPEAMPYAVGIPYRDGSPVVYDSGDFPRALQLALDALGGLDDIRRRQREARRERRYLGLGLACYTEGTGVGPFEGATVRVDSTGAISVASGTCSQGQGHETAFAQVAADLWRVPLDGVVITTGDTAAIPAGLGTIASRSAVVVSAAIHEASRRVQQKAFELAAQALECAPEDLELREGRVGVRGVPGRSLTLAQLARAAHPGWDHRRPQGMEPLLEATSYYEPPTVTWAYAAHAAMVEVHPETGEITIHRYVVAHDAGTVINPRIAEGQIHGGVAQGLGAATLEELVYDEGGQLLTTTLMDYVLPSAVEVPTMEVIHLEHPSPLNPLGVKGLGEGGAIAPPAAIANAVSDALRPFGIECNRLPIRPDRIVDALRSAPSGAPNPPDGGETLSRSSGT